From a single Spongiibacter taiwanensis genomic region:
- the rep gene encoding DNA helicase Rep — protein MSKLNDRQREAVHYIDGPLLVLAGAGSGKTSVITRKMAYLIEQCGIPARHIAAVTFTNKAAREMKERVSQLVKGQAAKGLTVSTFHNLGMNILRREYAALNYKSGFSIFDAQDAQALIRDLLLHDHGGETDKAEMIQHRISNWKNDFVLPEEAIAQAEGPADMLCAQAYARYQNALKAYNALDFDDLIMLPAQLFGDRPDILDKWRNKIRYMLVDEYQDTNTAQYRLIKQLVGDRQGLTVVGDDDQSIYAWRGAKPENLSLLGKDYPHLKVVMLEQNYRSTARILKAANVVIANNPHELNKALWSDLGYGEPIRIIRCRNDDAECERVVTEILDHKLRTRGRFGDYAVLYRGNHQSRLLELKLQAHQIPYKLSGGTSFFGRNEIKDIMAYLRLIINQNDDNAFLRIINVPRRKIGTSTLESLGRYATDREISLYSACEEFGLAQQLSEAAVTRLQEFTRWLDGLRRRCYEDDPVAAIRQLCNDINYLDWLIQNSSSVAVAERRMGNVTTLIDSLEKSLKNDEDEVDVEGAISRLVLRDLLERQEDEEESPDQVQLMTLHAAKGLEFPHVFMIGLEEGLLPHQNSVDDGMVEEERRLCYVGITRAQRSLTLTYCAKRKSFGEMSSCEPSRFLDELPKDDVEWEGRGDNNPAVNQKRADQTLASLKSMFD, from the coding sequence GTGAGCAAACTCAACGACAGACAACGCGAAGCGGTCCACTACATCGACGGTCCGCTGCTGGTGCTCGCCGGGGCAGGTAGCGGAAAGACGAGTGTGATCACTCGCAAGATGGCCTACCTGATTGAGCAGTGCGGCATTCCTGCGCGACACATCGCCGCGGTGACCTTCACCAATAAAGCCGCCAGAGAAATGAAGGAACGCGTCAGCCAATTGGTGAAAGGCCAAGCCGCCAAGGGCCTGACCGTCTCCACCTTTCACAACCTGGGGATGAATATTCTGCGCCGGGAATACGCCGCGCTGAACTATAAATCTGGCTTCTCTATCTTCGATGCCCAGGACGCCCAGGCCCTGATCCGGGATTTACTGCTCCACGATCACGGCGGCGAGACCGACAAGGCGGAGATGATTCAGCATCGTATTTCCAACTGGAAGAACGACTTTGTTCTGCCCGAGGAGGCCATTGCTCAGGCAGAGGGGCCTGCCGACATGCTCTGCGCCCAGGCCTACGCCCGCTACCAGAACGCTCTGAAAGCCTATAACGCCCTCGATTTTGACGACCTGATCATGTTGCCGGCCCAGCTGTTTGGCGACCGGCCGGATATTTTGGACAAATGGCGTAACAAAATTCGCTATATGCTGGTCGACGAGTACCAGGACACCAACACCGCACAATACCGCTTGATTAAACAGTTAGTCGGCGACCGCCAGGGCCTCACCGTGGTCGGCGACGATGACCAATCGATCTACGCCTGGCGCGGCGCCAAACCCGAGAATCTGTCTTTGCTCGGCAAGGACTATCCCCACCTGAAGGTGGTCATGCTGGAGCAGAACTATCGCTCCACCGCCCGGATACTCAAGGCCGCCAACGTCGTCATTGCCAATAATCCCCACGAATTGAACAAGGCATTGTGGTCAGACCTGGGCTACGGCGAACCGATCCGCATCATTCGCTGCCGCAACGACGACGCCGAGTGCGAACGAGTCGTGACCGAGATTCTGGACCACAAACTGCGCACCCGGGGCCGCTTCGGCGACTATGCGGTGCTCTATCGCGGCAACCACCAATCCCGACTGTTAGAGCTAAAGCTCCAGGCCCATCAAATACCCTACAAACTCAGCGGCGGCACCTCATTCTTCGGTCGAAATGAGATCAAAGACATCATGGCCTATTTGCGGCTGATTATTAACCAGAATGACGACAACGCGTTTCTGCGCATCATCAACGTGCCCCGCCGCAAGATTGGTACCAGCACCCTGGAGAGTCTGGGACGCTACGCTACCGACAGGGAAATCAGCTTGTACAGCGCCTGTGAGGAGTTTGGCCTGGCCCAGCAGCTGTCCGAAGCGGCCGTCACTCGACTGCAAGAATTCACCCGCTGGCTCGATGGCCTGCGACGCCGCTGCTATGAAGACGACCCGGTTGCGGCCATACGTCAGCTTTGCAATGACATCAACTATCTCGACTGGCTGATTCAGAACAGCTCCTCAGTGGCGGTGGCCGAACGGCGCATGGGCAATGTCACCACGCTAATCGACTCGCTGGAAAAGAGCCTGAAGAATGACGAGGACGAGGTTGACGTGGAAGGGGCAATTAGCCGACTGGTGCTGCGCGACCTGCTGGAGCGCCAGGAAGATGAAGAAGAGAGCCCCGACCAGGTGCAGTTAATGACCCTCCACGCTGCCAAAGGCCTGGAATTTCCCCATGTCTTTATGATCGGCTTAGAGGAAGGCTTACTGCCTCACCAGAACAGCGTCGACGATGGCATGGTCGAGGAAGAAAGACGACTCTGCTATGTCGGCATTACCCGGGCACAACGCAGCCTGACACTGACCTACTGCGCCAAGCGAAAAAGTTTTGGAGAAATGAGCAGCTGCGAACCCAGCCGCTTTCTGGATGAGCTGCCCAAGGACGATGTCGAATGGGAAGGCCGGGGAGACAACAACCCGGCCGTCAACCAAAAGCGGGCTGACCAGACCCTGGCCAGCCTCAAGAGTATGTTCGATTAA
- a CDS encoding TonB-dependent receptor encodes MVVFPAPALAGSGYSRIPEEILVTARKREELGTSVPVAISVFSGDELRKLGLRDVRGLDAFVPGLTVSDSGFNTPVFTLRGVGFNDVTYTASPAVGLYIDEFSLPYSIMAKGPLLDIEGVEVLKGPQGLFFGRNATGGAINLRRHRPTELVEGEVSFSYGRFERTEVSAVLSGPLTDTLQGRIAVQDSRSQQGWQISNTRPGDRLGKEDRQALRAMLTWQASDALDIELAVDTWSDRGEPQAAQAIYYNAQLVNAPPQRAEDYPFIDPTSRNNRLADWPAEQGAPFVEWQLDDRFRLFTLRADWLLADNVRLSNLVSHIKMVSDESKIAQTGFDFDNSEQDISASIHSLGLESRLSGEWRDGDVNAMAGVNYSRDRGHEYHRQYIGYQSAALASPATGGRSLSDKIFFVGDNLVTQWAGFANVQWQLGPALSVSLGARHTRQKHFFTGCAGDDPEVQTLGPGVPTFIGAVFPTVSQATAASYEQETGQPGDPQFSTTPGECVTVAENGSFDPFADTLDEQNTSYRVTLQWQPDQGQMWYLSAGRSFKAGSFPVLTAASQAQLEPVTQEALDAWEWGGKFSLFQEQLRPEFAVYSYRYTDKQLLAKVRDPIFGPLPVLRNVPDSAVLGAELSARYLPNAVKSLALVAAVSYTDTEVRRYRGYNTDGSDPDFDYAGRRFNFAPLWEYNLLVSYQWQLGGQNWLRASLDYAFKDETNSTLDGDPWYRHDDHGLLGASLTFGDQQARWELAAFVRNITDEFVTRSVFRNGDGVSRLTGMPRTYGVSVRYRLP; translated from the coding sequence ATGGTAGTGTTTCCTGCACCGGCCCTAGCCGGTAGTGGCTACAGCCGAATCCCGGAAGAGATTTTAGTGACGGCCCGCAAGCGGGAAGAACTCGGGACCAGCGTGCCGGTGGCGATCTCTGTGTTTTCAGGGGATGAGCTGCGCAAATTAGGCTTGCGAGATGTTCGCGGCCTGGACGCTTTTGTGCCTGGACTCACGGTATCGGATAGCGGCTTTAATACCCCGGTTTTTACCCTCCGTGGCGTCGGATTCAACGACGTTACGTATACCGCGAGCCCAGCAGTGGGCTTGTATATCGATGAATTCAGCCTGCCCTACTCGATTATGGCGAAGGGGCCGTTGCTGGACATCGAAGGGGTGGAGGTCTTGAAGGGGCCCCAGGGCCTGTTCTTCGGTCGCAATGCCACCGGCGGTGCCATCAATTTGCGACGTCATCGACCTACCGAACTCGTCGAAGGGGAGGTGAGCTTTAGCTATGGACGATTCGAGCGCACAGAGGTCAGCGCCGTGTTGTCTGGCCCGCTGACCGACACGCTGCAGGGCCGCATTGCGGTGCAGGACAGCCGGTCACAACAGGGCTGGCAAATCAGCAACACCCGCCCGGGCGACCGTTTGGGTAAGGAAGACCGGCAGGCGCTTCGGGCCATGCTGACCTGGCAGGCGTCAGACGCACTTGATATTGAACTGGCGGTGGACACCTGGTCTGACCGCGGCGAGCCCCAGGCTGCTCAGGCGATTTATTACAATGCCCAGCTGGTCAATGCGCCGCCCCAGCGCGCGGAAGACTATCCCTTTATTGATCCGACATCCCGAAATAACCGGCTGGCAGACTGGCCAGCGGAGCAGGGGGCGCCCTTTGTCGAGTGGCAGCTGGATGATCGTTTTCGCCTGTTTACGCTGAGGGCGGATTGGTTGCTCGCTGACAATGTGCGGCTGAGTAATCTGGTCAGCCATATAAAAATGGTGTCGGACGAGTCGAAGATCGCGCAAACCGGCTTTGATTTTGATAACTCGGAGCAAGACATCAGTGCAAGCATCCACTCCCTGGGGCTGGAAAGTCGTCTGTCAGGAGAGTGGCGCGATGGCGATGTGAATGCGATGGCCGGGGTGAATTACAGCCGGGACCGGGGGCATGAGTATCATCGCCAGTATATTGGTTATCAGAGCGCGGCGCTGGCTAGCCCGGCAACCGGAGGTCGCTCCCTATCTGACAAGATCTTTTTTGTGGGGGATAACCTCGTCACCCAGTGGGCGGGCTTTGCCAATGTGCAATGGCAATTAGGCCCGGCGCTGAGTGTTTCGCTGGGGGCGCGCCACACCCGGCAGAAGCACTTTTTTACCGGTTGCGCCGGTGACGACCCCGAGGTGCAGACCCTTGGCCCCGGTGTGCCCACATTCATCGGGGCGGTGTTTCCCACCGTGAGTCAGGCTACCGCGGCGAGCTATGAGCAAGAAACCGGTCAGCCCGGCGATCCGCAATTTTCGACCACTCCCGGCGAGTGTGTGACGGTGGCAGAAAACGGCAGCTTTGACCCCTTCGCTGACACCTTGGACGAACAAAACACCAGTTATCGCGTGACTTTGCAGTGGCAGCCCGATCAGGGGCAAATGTGGTATCTGTCCGCGGGGCGCAGTTTCAAGGCGGGTAGCTTTCCCGTGCTGACGGCGGCCAGTCAGGCGCAACTGGAGCCGGTCACTCAGGAGGCGCTTGATGCATGGGAATGGGGCGGAAAATTCTCACTGTTTCAGGAGCAGCTGCGACCGGAGTTCGCTGTGTATTCGTATCGCTACACCGACAAGCAATTACTCGCCAAGGTGCGTGACCCCATTTTCGGCCCGCTGCCAGTGCTGCGCAACGTGCCCGACTCGGCGGTGCTGGGAGCAGAGCTGAGCGCGCGCTATTTGCCTAACGCAGTGAAAAGCCTGGCCTTGGTGGCTGCGGTGTCTTATACCGATACCGAGGTACGCCGGTACCGCGGCTACAACACCGACGGCAGTGATCCGGATTTTGATTATGCCGGCAGGCGATTTAACTTCGCGCCGCTGTGGGAATATAACCTGCTCGTCAGTTATCAATGGCAGCTCGGTGGTCAAAACTGGCTGCGTGCTAGCCTCGATTACGCCTTTAAAGATGAGACCAATTCCACCCTCGACGGCGACCCTTGGTATCGTCACGATGATCATGGACTACTCGGCGCCAGTCTGACCTTTGGTGACCAGCAGGCGCGCTGGGAGCTTGCCGCCTTTGTCCGCAATATCACCGATGAGTTTGTTACCCGCTCGGTATTTCGCAATGGTGACGGCGTGTCGCGGCTGACCGGAATGCCCCGGACTTACGGTGTCAGTGTGCGCTACCGACTACCTTGA
- a CDS encoding response regulator: MESILIVEDIPEVRHWLGGVADSAFHAAYVHLTDSVRGAEELMRSILPDLALIDIGLPDGSGIDVIRRIKQLAPNSVCVVTTIFDDSENLFAALKAGADGYLLKDESEKDFSDRLKGIMRGQPPLSPSIARRMLTFFRPTDELGVALTEREKEVLSLIARGYSVKNCAELLGLSHHTVADYVKALYQKLQVNSRAEATLKAIDMGLVSSDSQ; the protein is encoded by the coding sequence ATGGAATCCATTCTAATCGTTGAAGATATACCTGAAGTTAGGCACTGGCTTGGCGGTGTTGCCGATTCCGCTTTTCACGCGGCCTACGTGCATCTAACAGACAGTGTTCGTGGTGCAGAAGAGTTGATGCGCAGTATTTTGCCGGACCTCGCGTTGATTGATATTGGCCTTCCCGATGGCAGTGGCATCGACGTCATTCGTCGCATCAAACAGCTGGCGCCTAACAGTGTCTGCGTGGTGACAACCATTTTTGATGATTCCGAAAACCTGTTTGCTGCCTTGAAAGCGGGAGCAGATGGGTACTTGTTAAAAGATGAATCCGAGAAGGATTTCAGTGACCGGTTGAAAGGCATTATGCGGGGGCAGCCGCCTTTGTCGCCCAGCATCGCCCGGCGGATGCTGACCTTCTTTCGGCCGACTGATGAGCTTGGGGTGGCGCTGACTGAGCGAGAGAAGGAGGTATTGAGCCTGATCGCCAGGGGATACAGCGTGAAGAACTGTGCTGAGTTGCTTGGGCTGAGCCACCATACCGTGGCGGACTATGTAAAAGCGTTATATCAGAAGTTGCAGGTTAACTCTCGGGCTGAGGCGACCTTGAAAGCCATCGATATGGGCTTGGTGAGTTCTGATTCCCAGTAG